The genome window GAATCTTATTAAATCGACAATACAGCttattaaaaactaaaaaaaataaaataatacaaccaCCATACAGGAAAAAGGTTGGCGATAGctcaatgctaacatacaatggatgAGTTCATTGACAGGCTTAACGAAAATTAACAttatatagcttggttggtagggtggccgtgccagcaacttgagggtttcaggttcgatcctcacttctgccatcctagtcactggaccttgggcaagacactttacccacctgctcccagtgccacccacactggtttaaaaatgtaacttagatattaggtttcacaatgtaaagcgctttgagtcactagagaaaatataattcacttcacttcattgcgATCGTTTTAAACTTGCATAAATGTTTAACAAATGGGAAGTGAACGGGAAAAAATTGACATGAAACAGCAAATGCATTTCTACTTCCAAGTATATATTCACCAAACTCTGTTGAAACGAATATtgaccacttaaaaaaaaatgtcaccttCGGCAGGCCCTGAGTAAAtaaatgtatgggaaacactgttgaaatatatattttttccgcaTCCGAATCAGTGGCACCAATCTCCGCTTTTTTGCTCCTCTTAGGCCGCCATCTTGCAACAAACAGCGGACTACATTTTCGCATTGGAGCAGGAGAAGACACGGTTACTGCAGCAGAACAATCAACTCAAGCGAATCATACAAGTAAAGCCTGACAGAAACGGCAAAACGTAGCAATGTTTTTCTTTGAGCTGATGACTTTTGCTTGTTTACAGGAGCTAAGTGGCTCCTCCCCAAAACGGAGGCGCGTGGAAGAGAAGGACGAAGGCATCGGCTCGCCTGACATCCTGGAGGAGGAGAAAACGGACGACCTGAGGAGGGAGATGGTCGAGCTGAGGCAGCAGTTGGCGAAAGAGCGCTCCACTAGGATGATGCTGGAAGACCAGGTGACATATGCATTCTGTAGAATCACATTAGTAGTCCTGCTCAACCACAGCGCTCGTTGTTGATCGCTTTGTGATTGCCAGATGAACTCCATCGACGCTCACTTGTCCCCGGAAAAACTGAAGGCTCTAGCCCAGGAGGTCCAGGAACAGCAACATAAGCAGCTGGAAAGGGACCTCACACCTGTTCATAGCccacaggtacacacacacacacacatgcatactcgGCTGTCGCTAGCTTGCATCATCTTAACGGAAGCCAATAACTGGATTGAAAATTCTGTTAGAAAGCAAGCATCAACAAAATAATTGCTTCACCAGAAGAAAGCTCAAACACAGAcctaaatattaaaaacaagtaaGATGCGGGGTGGCCAGAAGGAGGTTTGTGCACAATAGATTGCCTCATATTCTCATGTATTAGGAGTGCTACTGCAAGCAAGTCCAGGTGTGCTTTcaatttgtatacatttatttatttgcttCCCCTAAACATTAGCTTGTACAGATTTTCTTCGAGCattcaactggactgttcagtttgactTCGAACTTTTCCAACACTTTCATATGAGcaagcttcatcagttcatgctcataggttTAGATTGATCAGCTCTAGTCTGACCGGGACCAGTTTAGAAGTAATCAAACAtaaatagacttagattggtcagatcttgtccgACTTGGACTAGatcttagatctgaccaatttaagtctacttAAATTAGTCAGATCTATTCtgagttggtcagatctagtcccagTTGGACTAGATCCGGTCGGACGAGCTCTTATTGTTCCCGgtcggatctgaccaatctaagtctacttaGTTAATCAGATCTAGTCccagttggtcagatctagtccaaccAATGTAAATCTAATCTTAGATTAGATCTAGATCTTAAATTAGATCAgatgtagattggtcagatctagtctaatttggaatatatctgaccaatctaaatctgatTTTAGATTAGATCTAAGATACGAATACCGGTAGATAgattgtactttattgattccttcaggagagttccctcaggaaaattaaaattccagcagcagtgtacagaattgagatcaaatttaaaaagtaaaaagtaaataatgggggtataaatggaaacaaagtaGAAAAATATTactataagaataaaaataaaaagcaacaatgagaataaaaatataactgtaaaataagaatataacaagagaaactcagcagtagtgaccatgttatgaaaaagtattgcactgttattgttttgcatcccctgtcatcctagtacaccCCCtcacccccagagaggagttgtacagtctaatggcgtgtgggacaaaggagttttttagtctattagtcctgcacttgggatgaagcagtctagcactgaacaggctgctctggctactgacaacggtatgcaaagggtgactggcatcatccaggatgctcactagtttttccatttAGACTAAATTTGTCAGATCTAGTTCGACcgggaccaatctaaatctatgagcatgaactgatgaagcctgcccagatgagaggccaaacgtccaagacaaactgaacagttcgGTTGTGATCGATGGAATGTCCTGAgagtacaatgacctggatgaatgagagcaTCCATAGACATTGTACAGGTTAGGTACGCAGAATATTgtttgaattgtatttttttttacatgataaatatttgatttattattattttccttGTATTTATTTCTTCACTTTCCAGGTCTACTTTATAGAATACAGAGATGGAATCTAATCAAATGGGCTTCCAATTCAAGGGATGCATCAAATAAATCTGCTTTTACAAAGATAACAATGAGCAGTTTTGACTGACATTGTCAGAGaggtatttttatttcattttagttTATTATTGTGATGTCGTGCAGTATTTCTTAACAATAGGGCGGGCAACGCCCCCTAAAGGGCagtcaaaaaatatgtttcttagctGTGGGCTCTATGAGCTGCAGCGGTACTcggttgtaatgcacttttccaccactagtggcagtaataaaatatcaaacaaagtctggagctaaagtcatagagaagtttcttaaacgcaaaaaatatgacttaagtggtgaagctgtattttcatttgcactgttttgcaatttttttttgactgtttatttatgaaacatatcaTTTCATCATTaagttagttagaatgtattttttttagcacTACGTAAttgtatatgtacatttatttttcatcagtcttTCTGAGATCCTTCTCTTGctatatatttgattagtatttatttttttaatccgtcTGACCTTAGCATGGATAGTAATCTTTGTGAGTAACACATGCCTTCAtaacatttgacaaggtttattctGTTAAGCTATAAATAGGTTggatatacataccggtatattgaatatgattaaaatcaagagtaagattactaattcggtGTAAATATTTGAATGGGACCCGGGCCCTTCCGGTAGTGGAAAAtatgggccccaaggtcaaaaaggttaggaaCCCCTGGTGTAGTGGTTGTTAATAATATTCCCCTTTGATGCTGCTAAATTAATTAACAAAAATATAAGTAGCTATATTGTGTACAAATAATCCATCAAGATAATCATGTAGGTATTGATCAGTTCCTTCTCAtaaatataacacatatatatatatatagtgcaacTTTAACAGTGGTCCTACCTTCCAGGTGTTTGCCCCGGCGACCCCTCCTGCCCCCACACACCACCCCACTGTCATCGTCCCCGCGCCTGTCCAACCTCAGCAGCCCCATCACGTCACCGTGGTAACCATGGGCCCGGCGTCTGTCATCAACACGGTCTCCACATCCCGACAGAACCTGGACACCATTGTTCAAGTAAGACGGCATCACCGCGCAAAGCTCTGATGTCACAAGTGGTTCAGTTTGGGGGGAAAATAATCACTTTAAACTTGAAGTTTAAACAAATCTTGTTTTTGAAAAGGGTACCAGTGATGGCAAAGAGGACAAGTGTGATTATAATCATAAAACAGGACATGGAAATTGTATAATTTTAGTAAATATGAGGTACATATACACAATTTAATCagctcaaaaaaaaaattgtgtacatCTACAACTCATACAACTTACTTAATGAATAGGATTCTTAGTATAGCATTCTTAAGTAAATTGCATGTATCTTGAAGTCTAATGGTTTGCGACTAGCATGTGAATGACACAAGCATCAAATACTTCCACAATTAAACACAAGATCAACATTTTACCACATAcagaagaaaatatatttaaatttttatatgttttgtacaataaaaatatatatttctatatttaaaaaaaaaaaaagtaaatatcctgacaatggggaaaaaaaatagaataagctgatgtttttgtttgttttttggcctTAATAGTCTTCTGAGTTGAATAGCTAATGTTGTATTTCTGTGAGTAGGGGGCAGAAATTATACGTTTAGACTTCTTTATGCTCTTTTTCattcattaattattttaatgttttatcaATTATTTTGATCTATTAAGTGAATGCAATTTAAATGGAACAAGACATCTTAAATGAGAAAGTGAATTATATATCTAATACCATATCTCCATTtatatttgatttgttttttcctaaactatgaaaaacaacatACTACAATATGGATTTAAGCTTTATAGCAGTACCTATAAACAGCAGTGGGTGACATACAGtgaatccagaaagtattcagagggcttcactttttccacgttttgttatgttacagccccatTCCaagatggaataaattcattgttgtcctcaaaattttacagacaataccccataatgacaatgtacaacatttttaaaatgtgttaaaaataaaaaaaagttaaaacatgacatgtacataagtattctcagcatttgctcaatactttgttgatgcacttttggcagcaatcacagcctcaagtcattttgaatatgctgccacacctatctttgggcagtttcgcccattcctctttgctgcacctctcaagctccatcaggttgaatgggaagcgttgtttttttatccaagatgtctctgtatattgctgcattcatctttccctctattctTACGAGTCACCCAGTTCCtgtcgctgaaaaacatccccacagcatgatgctgccaccaccatgtttcACTGTAGGGATTGTATTGgcctgttttttttctccaaacaTGACACCCTGCATTCATGCCAaaaagttcaatctttgtctcatcagaccagagacttTTGTTTCTTATGGTCTGAGAGTCTCTCGGGTGCATTTTGACAAACTTTTTCCCAAGAAATTACGTCCGTCTGGCCACTTGGTTGGTGGATTTCTGCAGAAGTTGTTGTCctcctggaaggttctcctctctccacagaaggAAACTGTTGCTCTGACTGAGTGACAATGGGGTTCTTGGTCacatccctgactagactaagatgaatgcagcaatgtacagagacatcctggatgaaaaccaatgcttcccatccaatctgatgggaCTTGAGAAGTGCTGCAAAGAAAAATGAGCGAAActtcccaaagataggtgtgccaagcttgtggcatcgtattcaaaaagatgaGGCTGTCATTGTGCCAAAGGTTCATCattaaagtattgagcaaaggctgtgaaaacttatgtacaatttttttatatttttatttttaacaaatttacaaaaataaaatacttttctgattcccatcccagtcgcttcacaaatccgagtccatggttctcgcccggaaaagggtggagtgccatctccgggttggggaggagatcttgccccaagtggaggagttcaagtacctcggagtcttgttcacgagtgagggaagagtggatcgtgagatcgacaggcggatcggtgcggcgtcttcagtaatgcggacgctgtatcgatccgttgtggtgaagaaggagctgagccggaaggcaaagctctcaatttaccggtcgatctacgttcccatcctcacctatggtcatgagctttgggtcatgaccgaaaggacaagatcacgggtacaagcggccgaaatgagtttcctccgccgggtggcgaggctctcccttagagatagggtgagaagctctgtcatccgggggggactcaaagtaaagccgctgctcctccacatcgagaggagccagatgaggtggttcgggcatctggtcaggatgccacccgaacgcctccctcgggaggtgtttcgggcacgtccgaccggtaggaggccacggggaagacccaggacacgttgggaagactatgtctcccggctggcctgggaacgcctcgggatcccccgggaggagctggacgaagtggctggggagagggaagtctgggcttccctgcttaagctgctgcccccacaacccgacctcggataagcggaagaagatggatggatggaaaatacttttcacattttcattatggggtattgtctgtagaattttggggacaaaaatacatgtaccgtatttttcggactaagtcgcagtttttttcatagtttgtgaaagttgcataatgtttttttccttctttattatgcattttcggcaggtgcgacttacactccgaagaatacggtatTCCATTTTTTAATAAGGCTgtcacataacaaaatgtggaaaaattgaagcgctgtgaatactttccggatgcaccctGTATATTTTTCGCAGTTTTTATTTACCTCAATTATACCGTACTCTTGTATGACAGCTACATGCAATGGTACACCCACGGACCAGAGGGCGTCCATGGCAACTCGCCTCATGTCTTCACTCTCTCGTGTCTCCGAAGGCGATCCAGCACATCGAGGGCACCCATGGGAAAAGTTGCGAGGAGGAGCAGCGGCGGGCGGTCATCGTGTCCTCGGGACGCGTCCTCTCTGACAACGATGAGCTTGACGACTCCTCGCTGCCATGAGTCCGCACACCCGCCTACATGCATAAGACAAGAGACTTTTTAAAATAGGGCTGGTAGACACGTTGAAGCACTCGTACGTACAGTACATTCGTACGAACAAGtacagtatagtaccgtgataggCAGCCACCACTTAATCCATGCCGCTTatctacatacacatatttaactTGTAGATGGGTTACTAGAGCAGCTAAAAGACTGATCGTATAAATACTCTCATACTAGATGTTACTCGTCAAGCTGTACATCTTGTTGCCCACTAGAGGGCGTGCTCGAGCAAAATGAAGCCCCGAGAGtgaccacacttttttttttaaacactgtgaGCCATCTTTTACGCTTCTCTCTTGTACAGGAGAGAACGCACTTAACCAGTTTTGTCTTCTGTTTGTGTGTCGCCATTATTGCTGGGCTGGGTTCCCAGTGCACTCCTCCATCCCCGATATAAAGGCTTGTTAATTAAGCTTATCAGTGGGCACTCTGGAGTGTTGCTATGTGCTTgtgtcgcccccccccccccccccccccgccccctctttTAGCATTTAGCTTAGCCGTGCAGCTGAGACTCTGGAAGTCTGCAGCAGCACCAAACTTAATGCCTCCCATGGGAAGGCACACTTAAATGTTTCCGCCATTATTAGGCACACAAACACAATCGCGTTTGCTCAATCATAACCCCCCAACTCCATTCCTAGTTCTCCTTAAAGCTTTGTACTTTTTCTTTATTACACATTCCTGCTAAGATCATACTTTTAATTTTGATGTTCATCGTCTAAAAATGTAGAAATGTGTCATAAATGCAAGTACAGTGGAACCAACAAAGTCCAACGCTACAAAGGTCGTAGAATTTTCCTGTCACTTAGTTTCCTTTCTTGTAccggtattattttttttttaagcgactCGTTGAAATCTTACATGTATCCTaataaaattacagttatttgtaAAGGGGTTAAGTTCCGAGAACCCTGCAAAAAGACAAATCCTGCGACGAATGGcctaaaataattattaaatggATGTACAGTACAATTCAGTTTTATGGTGAACTACTACAGTGGTTCACAccattttttcaccaagtaccacctcagaaaaaaaaaacgtggctctccaagtaccaccataatgaccaacattaaaatacagtagcatagtagccctaaatattaaaaacaaggcagaatttttttttttttttaactatttaattCAGTGATTTTTTGGTATATTACTagatcaggggtctgcaacctttacTATCAAGAGACATTTTGTCACCTCTTTCACTAAAGAAAAATAGTATACAGCTGCAAAACCTAACGCAGCTTGTAaacttttaaaacatttaatctttttttattttacaggaaaagcaATTTGTCCACCggaaattaaacttttttttttttttttttttggcaagtaTTTATAGTTATATCTCTATAGATGTTcttattcatccaggtcattgttttctcagggcattcattcgaccgcaactggactgtttggtttcaaCAGTTGTTTTGTTGGCTTTTTTCCCCACTATGATTAAGCGGAACCATCCAAGCTCAggcacaaggagtttaaatatttggggttttggcaccgactgtatctgaccaatctaagtctatgagcatgaactaagTAAAGCCTACTTGGAAGacaggcaaaacgtcttctacaacaaaccaaacagtccagttgcgatcgattgaatgccctgagattatttATGGTTAGGTTACCCAAGGTGTTTCACACTCGAGAACAAAATGGGTTCCAGTCTTTTTTACTTGCCTTCCTTGCGCCCCAGGACTCAGCCTGTGTGGATTTACGGCCTTACAGTCGGAAATTCTAGAACTATTTTTAAAAATGCTTACTTTTCTTACACCAGGATTAAAAAAATTCAAGGGAGCCACAACAAGGCCCGCAATTGCAGCAATTCTTACAAttgttacatttttaaaacactttttgcATAAAAGTACATCTTCAACTTgtcaaattacaacttttttcatgAACTGTATTCAAAACTCGACATTGaataatacaattgttttttaattgtaaatgaCAAGTTCATTCTAATGACACTACTTAGAAAATGTAATTATCTTAcagttacaattaaaacattttcctgATAAAATTGCAATTCTATTTTTgtgaattacaacttttttttacattctcgtacaattcctttttttttgtgtacagctacaaaaattaaaacatttctaTGTTCACGTGACATCACTTATTACTTGTAAATATTACCAATTTTTCTGGCGAAATCACAGATGCAAAATGTCAGTTTCATTTTCAttcgacttttatcacaaaatacATATCAATTGCAAAACAacatttaatttttgtaaaagtgCAACTTCATTGCCTAATGTTAAAACCTTTTGATGTTAATTCTGAAACCCTATTcagattttttggggggtaaaatgAAATCTTTTAAGACTCTTCGAATAAAAGTTTTACTTCTTGCTGTAAATGGAAAGTTTATCCTCGTAAATCTACAATCATGACCTTTCTCATAAATATCTCATCTTTATTCACTCAGTACAGTATAGGGAAGATCTCAGTAAAATGACATTTTAAATTAGTCTtattatgacttattttcaaataatttaatggatggaaaATTGAAATTTTAATAACTGACCATTT of Nerophis lumbriciformis linkage group LG22, RoL_Nlum_v2.1, whole genome shotgun sequence contains these proteins:
- the tfap4 gene encoding transcription factor AP-4 isoform X1, coding for MLSDYGTKPYAFHQPKCFSLQSIISQQIIPQSTTTLPCLRSIAWGTPHTGGDAILRLLRAITRPRSCTVSQEEASATLLLTHAANRETAPNSLSVTDAGKAIKGTVLRHIQEKGEDWRYQNWRVSMEYFMVPAQKVPSLQHFRKTEKEVIGGLCSLANIPLTPETARDQERRIRREIANSNERRRMQSINAGFQSLKTLIPHSDGEKLSKAAILQQTADYIFALEQEKTRLLQQNNQLKRIIQELSGSSPKRRRVEEKDEGIGSPDILEEEKTDDLRREMVELRQQLAKERSTRMMLEDQMNSIDAHLSPEKLKALAQEVQEQQHKQLERDLTPVHSPQVFAPATPPAPTHHPTVIVPAPVQPQQPHHVTVVTMGPASVINTVSTSRQNLDTIVQAIQHIEGTHGKSCEEEQRRAVIVSSGRVLSDNDELDDSSLP
- the tfap4 gene encoding transcription factor AP-4 isoform X2, with amino-acid sequence MEYFMVPAQKVPSLQHFRKTEKEVIGGLCSLANIPLTPETARDQERRIRREIANSNERRRMQSINAGFQSLKTLIPHSDGEKLSKAAILQQTADYIFALEQEKTRLLQQNNQLKRIIQELSGSSPKRRRVEEKDEGIGSPDILEEEKTDDLRREMVELRQQLAKERSTRMMLEDQMNSIDAHLSPEKLKALAQEVQEQQHKQLERDLTPVHSPQVFAPATPPAPTHHPTVIVPAPVQPQQPHHVTVVTMGPASVINTVSTSRQNLDTIVQAIQHIEGTHGKSCEEEQRRAVIVSSGRVLSDNDELDDSSLP